In bacterium, the sequence CGGCCATTTCGGCGGCCGATCATCCGGTGACGCTGGTGAGCGCATCGGCGGCCGGCTTCTACGGCGACCAGGGCGATCGCGCCCTTGGCGAAAGCGCACCGCCCGGCGACGGCTTCCTGGCACGCCTGGCCGTGGAATGGGAGAACGCCGCCCGCGAGGCCGGCAATGAGCGCGTGCGCGTCGTGCTGCTGCGCATCGGCGCGGTCCTGGACTCGGCCGGCGGCATGTTGCCGCGACTGGTCTCGCCGGTGCGGGCCGGATTCGGCGGCCGCCTCGGCAGCGGCCGGCAGTACGTGCCCTGGATCCACGGCGCCGATCTGGCGCGCGCTATCCTCTTCGTGCTGGACCAGCCTGCCATCGAGGGCCCGGTCAACGCCGTGGCCCCTGATCCCCCGACCCAGTCCCAGTTCATTGCCGCCCTGTCCCGCGTGCTGGGCAAGCCGGCCCGACTGCCGGTGCCTGCGTTCGCGTTGCGTCTACTGCTAGGGCGCAAGGCGGAGATCGTCCTGGCCAGCCAGCGCGCCGTGCCCAATGCGTTGCGGGCGGCGGGCTTCCGCTTCGAATACGGGGAACTGGATGCAGCCCTGGCCGACCTGGTCCGCTCTGGGGCCGCGGCCGCGCCCTTCACGGCGGAAATTGGCGCGATGACGCCTGGCGCCTATATTCTGATGGCCGGCGCAAATGCAGGCATGGCCATGGCGGCCAGCTCGTTGGGCGCTGGCACCGATCCGAGGCACCAGGCCTGAGGGGCGTGACATGACTCCGAAGACGTTCTCCGAGGTGCGGCGCGACGCCGAATCCCGCTGCATCGAGTTCATCGACCTGAAGATGCTCGACCTGGCGAGTCGTCTGCACCACCTGTCGTTCCCGCTTTCGCGCTTCACCGAGGATGTCTGCAGCGAGGGGATCGGCTTCGACGGATCCAGCTACGGCTTCCTGAAGGTGGAAGCCAGCGACATGGTGATGATCCCCGACCTGGACACGGCTTGCCTCGACCCGTTCCGCAAGCGGCCGACCCTGACGATGTTCGCGCAGGCGCACCTGGCCGACGACGCGCGCACGCCGTTCAACCAGGACAGCCGGCACCTGGCGCGGCGCGCCGAGAAGGCGCTGCGCGACTCGGGCATCGCCGACCTCTCGCAGTGGGGGCCGGAGTACGAGTTCCACATCTTCGCCGACGCGAATCACGCCTCCGGCGCCAACGACACGGGCGTGCGCCTGCACAGCGGCGAGGCGTTCTACCAGAACGCCTACCATGCGTGCAATCCGCATGACCGCTACGACGACTTCCGCGACGAGGTCTGCGCCTGCATGGCCGACTTCGGCATTCCCGTGCGCTACCACCACCACGAAGTGGGGGCGCAGGGCCAGCAGGAGATCGAGGGCTGGTTCGCCGACCTGGCGACGACCGGCGACCACGCCGTGCTGTCGAAGTACATCCTGTTCAACCAGGCCGAACGTCACGGGCTGAAGGTCACGTTCATGCCCAAGCCGCTGCTCGACAATGCCGGCAGCGGCTGGCACCTGCACCAGTTCCTGACCAAGAACGGCCGCAACATCTTCGACGACCCAAGTGGCTTCGCCAGCCTCTCGAAGCTGGCGCTGAGTTACGTGGGCGGCATCCTGACCCACTCCGCCGCACTGTGCGCGCTGACCAATCCGAGCACCAACAGCTACAAGCGCCTGGTGCCCGGGTTCGAGGCGCCGACCGTGCGCACGATGGGCAAGAGCAACCGCGGCGCGGCCATCCGCATCCCGAGCTATGTGCGTGATGCCAGCCTTCGCCGCGTCGAGTACCGGCCCCCCGACCTGACCGCCAATCCGTACCTCTGCTGCGCGGCGATCCTCATGGCCGGGCTGGACGGTATCGAGAAGGGCATCGACCCGGTGGCACTCGGCTTCGCGCCGGAAGCTGTGCCTGTACATGAGCGCAAGCCCATCGACTACCTGCCCCGTTCGCTGGCCGACGCCCTCGACGCGCTCGAGCACGACCACGAGTTCCTGCTGCGCGGCGGGGTCTTCGACGAGGAGCGGATCGAGCGCTGGCTAGCCATCAAGCCGGGACGAGATCGCGGACATGAACCGGCGTCCGCATCCCTACGAGTACACCATGTACTTCGATTTCTAGGAGCAGAGGGCGGAAATGCGAGCGGCCGCGCACGGAGAAGGCGCGGCCGCTTTCTTCTGTCCACCCGGTAGGCACCGGCGAACGCCGGCTGCCCGCCCGCCCGAGTCACCGCACGATCGCCGCCACCTGCTCCAGAGTCGTATGCGCCGTCAATGTGTAGCGCCCGACGCGCAGATCCCGGTCGGTGGCCCCGAACGGGCGCGGCGAAAGGCTGACCGTGCCGCGGAACCCGACGCGGTTCGCCAGGCTGTCGAGAGCGGGGAGGCGAACCCATAAGGCCAGGCCAGCCAGGGTTCGCGGCGGCCGACCAGGCGCGCGAGGCCGTCACGGCTGGCCTCGAGGTCGCGGGCGACCGTCGCCAGGCGACCGGGATGGGCCACCGAGATCGCCGGCCGCCGCATAACCGGGATCAGCTCCGGGACCAGGATAGCCGGCTGCATCCCTCCATCGGCCGCCAGTTTGTAGTGCAGGTCGTGGGTGTGCGAATCGAGGAGGACGAGGCCGGAGTCGGCCATCTCCTTCAGTTCGGCGGCGTCGCTGATGCGCAGGCCGCTCCAGTCACGACCGACCTGCGCCGTCGGCACGAAGAGGTGCGCGCGCGCGTTGTACTTCCGCAGCAGGGGAAAGGCGTGACGGTAGACGCTGTGGTCGGCGTCGTCGATCGTCAGGACGACGGCCCGGCGCGGCAGCGGTTTGCCGGCGGCAATCAGGTCAGCCACGTCATCCAGGGTCACTACGGCAATCCCGTCGTCGCGAAACAGGCGGAGGTGCCGCTCGAACTCGCCGGCAGGAGTGGTCCAGAACTCGCGGGGGCCCAGTGCCGGCAGGCCGAAGAGCACCGAGCCGAGCACTCGCAGCGTGTAGCCCGGTGCAAAGGAACCGCGGAAGTAGTGGTAGCAAAGCACCGGGACGCCGTCGGCGTGGCCGACGATCGGCAGGTCGGCCAACGCCGGCGGGTCGAGGTGGCTGTTGCGCGCCATCGCGGTCGTATGGGCGTCGGTCGCCGTCGCGTGGGTGCCCTGCGACCGGGGGCCGTGATTGCAACCGGCGGTCGCCAGCAGGGCGGCGCACAGTGCCGCCGCCCGCAAACCTGGCGGTGGCCGGCGGCGACCGCGAGGCCTGACGACGGCGGTGTGCACCTCGGCGCGGGACATCAGAAGAACGCCCGGATGTCCACGCTCGCGCTGGTGCGTCGGTAGCCGCCCGCATTGTTCAATGAGCTGGCGGCATGGCCCGCCTCGAGTCCGAGCAGCCAGTCCGGCGCGAATCGCCAGCCGACGCGACCGCTGATGCCGCCAACCGTGATCGCGCGTGAAGAAGCTTCCTTCTCGCGCGCCAGCGTGCCGGACAGGCGCCAGGCGACCGTGCGGCCGCGCGAACGCACCATGGCCTCGAGCCCGGCGCTGCGCATATCGTCGGGTGCCCAGTAGCCGCCGGGATAGGGGACGCTGAAGTCGAGCAGGTTCACGACCGGGCCCGCCTGCACGAACACGCGGCCGTCGTGGCGCCAGGCGGCGCGGGCGGTCAGGCGGTCACTGCGGTTGCCGTCGGTATATTCTCCGGCGATGCCGACCACGGCTGCCGACCACCGACGCGACAGCCTGTGTTCGAGCGAGAGGCTGGCCTGTCGACGTTCCAGATGCTCTCCGAGCGCCAGGTAGGTCTCCACGGCCTGTGAGCCCGCACCTACGTCCAGGCGCCAGCGCGGGGCCGGCAGCCAGGTCAGCCAGGCATCGCCGCCGGCCTGGTCCCAGTCCAGAGGCGCGCCGGTGGCCGGCAGCGCCCCGTCCGAGG encodes:
- a CDS encoding TIGR01777 family protein produces the protein MRIFVTGATGMVGSRVVALLAARGDQVTCLTRNAATAAARLPAGVEIREGDPAVGGDWQEAVGAADAVINLAGESVGNGLWTRGKLRRIRRSRLAGTRNLVAAISAADHPVTLVSASAAGFYGDQGDRALGESAPPGDGFLARLAVEWENAAREAGNERVRVVLLRIGAVLDSAGGMLPRLVSPVRAGFGGRLGSGRQYVPWIHGADLARAILFVLDQPAIEGPVNAVAPDPPTQSQFIAALSRVLGKPARLPVPAFALRLLLGRKAEIVLASQRAVPNALRAAGFRFEYGELDAALADLVRSGAAAAPFTAEIGAMTPGAYILMAGANAGMAMAASSLGAGTDPRHQA
- a CDS encoding polysaccharide deacetylase family protein, which codes for MSRAEVHTAVVRPRGRRRPPPGLRAAALCAALLATAGCNHGPRSQGTHATATDAHTTAMARNSHLDPPALADLPIVGHADGVPVLCYHYFRGSFAPGYTLRVLGSVLFGLPALGPREFWTTPAGEFERHLRLFRDDGIAVVTLDDVADLIAAGKPLPRRAVVLTIDDADHSVYRHAFPLLRKYNARAHLFVPTAQVGRDWSGLRISDAAELKEMADSGLVLLDSHTHDLHYKLAADGGMQPAILVPELIPVMRRPAISVAHPGRLATVARDLEASRDGLARLVGRREPWLAWPYGFASPLSTAWRTASGSAARSAFRRARSGPPTGICASGATH